CTAAGACTGTGTATGGACTACCGTCCTTTGAATGCTGTAACTTTtaagaacaagtatccgttACCAAGGATTGATTTGTTATTCGACCAATTGGTtggagccaaggtcttttcCAAGATTGACCTTCGGTCTAgatatcatcagattaagattaaACCTGAAGACATTCCTAAGACAGCATTCTCGACCAGGTATGGGTTATATGAATACTTGGTCATGTCCTTCGGTTTAACAAATGCCCCAGCccacttcatgtatctcatgaactcagtattcatgccagaactggataaatttgtggtagtctttattgatgatatcctagtatTTTCAAAaagtgaggaagaacatgcgTGGCATCTGCGTGTTGTCTTGGATAGACTCTGAGAGCACCGActatatgccaagtttagtaagtgtgagttttggctaaagaaggttccattccttgggcatgttttgtccgaaaaaggaattgaagtggatcctggaaaggtcaaggacatgttggattggaaatcgccaacaactgttcatgaagtaagaagctTTCTTGGAATGACCAAATATTACCGAAGGTTTATTCCAAACTTCTCCAAGATCTCTAAGCCAATCACCAAGTTactaaagaaggaaaagaaatttgaatggaCTTGTGAATGTGAAGAATCCTTCAAATTGCTGAAAAAGTTATTAACCACAGCGCCAGTGTTAGCCCGACCCAATTTagagaaaccctttgatgtTTATTTTGATGCCTCAGGAACTGGActaggatgtgttcttatgcaagaaggaaaagtcattgcttatgcttcacgACAATTGAAGCGTCATGAACAACATtatcctacccatgatttagaactgGCTGCCGTGGTTCATGCATTGAAAATATGGTGACATTATCTTTTGGGTAGTGATTGTCATATTtttactgatcacaagagtttAAAGTATATATTTACCCAATCGGATCTGAATATGAGGCAGAGGAGATGGCTAGAACTGATCAAAGACTATAAGCTCGAAATTCACTATCATCTGGGTAAAGCTAATGTAGTAGCTGATGCCCTGAGCAGAAAAGCTCAATGTCACTGCATAACGATTCAACCAAATGTTAAAACATTGTGTGAAGAGCTAGAAGATCTGAATTTAGGAATGGTAATGCAAGGTACCCTGCATAATCTTATCTTGTATGATACCTTAAAAGAGGAGATAGAACAAGCCCAAAAGAGGGACAAAGGAGTGAGAATACTTCGGGAGCGAGTAAGTTAAGGTGACGTTACTTGTTTTACCCAAGATGAAAAAGGGGTGCTATATTTCAAAAACTGAATAGTAGtacccaagaagatgggcttgaggaagaagatcctagatgaagctcatttgTCGAGATTTTCTATCCACCCTGGAAGtactaagatgtatcaagaCTTGAAGCAATGATTTTGGTGGACAAGAATGAAGAGGGAAATAGCCAAGTATGTATCCGAATAAGACCCCTCGGGACCCACCATATCCCACTGATGCAGGAAAGAAAGTATAAACGTTGTGTGAAGAAAGCGACCAAGAGGCAGAACAAGATGAGGAGGCGccccatgtactccctccacaACAGAAATCCAGGGAGAAAACTAATGGAAAGACAGCCCCTCATGAGTTCTATGACACGATGCTGCTACCATTCCCAAGAAGGAACCGTAAGCCTACCATCGACGAGCAGTTTGGAAAATTCGTTGAGGTAATTATAAAGTTACTGGTAAATATTATGCTACTCGAAGCTATCCAggttccaacagatcatgcaaggTACCTGAAAGATATCCTAAACAACAAGAGGCCATTGCCCACCGTTGAGGTAACTAAATTAACCGAAGAATGCAGCACCGCGATCCTAAACCATCTTCTAGAAAAGAAGAAGGACCCAGGTTGCCCCACCATCGCGTCCACGATTGGGACACAACACTTCGATCACCCCCTCTGCGACCTTGGATGCAGCATCAACGTAATGCGGCAGTGTTTGACAAACTAAACTTTACATCCTTGTCCCTTTCAGCTAGGTGTTTGCAGCTTGCGGACCAATCTGTCTGTTACCCTGCGGGAATCGCACAAGACGTTTAGATAAAAAATTCGGAATTTCCTTGTTCCCGTGGATTTCGTGTTCCTCGACATGGAGGTTGACATGAAGACTCCTCTCATATTGGGGAGGCCATTCTTGAGCACCGCCAATGCAAGCATAGATGTGGGAGCTTGCGAGATCAATCTCAACATTAACGACAAGGAAGAAAAGTTTGCCTTCAAGCCAAGAGTataacaatgctcgtaggtaaGAATATTCTATAGTAAACATGCTAACTGCGTGCAAAAGGTTGAGGTGGCTCCACCAAAGAAGGATAGCCTCATCATCACGATGAGGGAGAACCGGGACAATGAGAGGAAACGCCCGTCGAAAgccaaaaagaatgcaaaagTAAATGCGACTGGTAAGGGGGAAAATACTGGAAAACTTAGGCTATGCTTAAGCCCTCCAACACTCCGAAGAAAAGCCCCACACCCAAGCCGAAGTGAACAATCAAGGtgtggaggaagaaagagatcgTGTCATCCAAATCAACCTATCTGGACCGGACGACAACAAATCAACATGAACAACGCCTGAGAAGTCCAGCTGAAGGACTTAAAATCGTGAGTTATTGCCGTGAGGTAAACCAGTATGTATCCTCATATTTAATTCCATCTATTTTAATTCGTGCATTTGCATGTTTAGTTTTCGAAATTATTTACTTAACCTCTGCATAGAGGTTTGAGTACTTAACTTTTTCCCTCAATCCTTCTGCTGCTTGCTGCATTTCTCATTCCCATTGACAGTTTCTGCACCCACTGAACTAGCAAGAGTAGAACCTCTAGAACCACGACTGTCGCTAAAGATCCTGCTCAGGATAAACAGGCAATCAAGATTTTAGGAGCGTTTGATGCGACTGCTCGCTCTCAGAACTACTACATCCTATTCGACTACTTCCCTCTACGTCCAGAAGGTCATTTGGGTGTACGACTACGTCGCTGCTCGAAGGAGTTTTCACTGCATGGAATTGAGATGACATCAATCTTGTTCGGCTACATCAACTAAGGTAAACCGAATAACATGACTATTCCAACTGAGAACGGAGCAGCGAACTCCGGCAACGACCCATCCCCTAGGTATCTcctaattctttttattttgttcctgTTTAAAATGTTGTTTAACATGAGCACTTGCACATATCATGTTATCACTGAATCACTCAACATAATCATGATAATTATTTACATGCTAAATTTTGGAAGTAAAATATAGCGAAATTTGCCTAGATTTCTAAAACCTATGGCACGTGCATCTCCTCTAGTAAAGATTAACAAGTGGCATTTTCATGAAAAGTTCACTAGACCATCTTAATTTCAACTGCAGAAACACAAACTGAGATGTCCGAGCTCCTTATTTTCAATAATAATACAGCTCAGAAGAGCGACATACAGAATCTGAGGACGTGATTCACAAACCAATTATGGTGTGGTGCCAAGAAGCTTCTGGATGTCATTCTGTAGAAAAAATCACAACAATGAAATGTATCAGCATTTagggaacaaaaaaaaaagcaaaaatgCAGTTGGGAAGAAGAGAAACCAGCCTCTATCTTCAAAGGAGAACTCGTCGGAGCATATCGCCCAGCAACCTTGCCATCTTTATCAACAAGAAATTTGGTGAAGTTCCATTTAATGCCATCTCCAAGGAAGCCTCCTTTCTGTGATTTCAAGTACTTGAACAATGGTGCAGCGTCCTTACCATTCACATTAATCTGCGAGACAGTGAATGAAACTTTGAGTATGCATGACAAATCCAACTGATATGTAGTTTGCACAGAACACCAGGGGTAACCAAATACTCCATCTGATTCCAAATGGTATCCCATTGGATCCATGCACAGGAATCAATATGTAGAAGGAATGCTAGTAGATCGTCACATATTTGGAATAAGAATTTGTTGATCTTTTTCAAATTTATCCTTAATTAAAACTTCAAGGTCTATAGTTCTTTCTACAAAGCTCACTGACTGTCTAGTCTCCTACCGTTGCAAGATCTAGCAATATATTTATCCCACACTGTAGAAGCAGGCGAGCTTTATTTCTTTCTAAACCAGTCGATAttgatttgttttcttttctctttcagCAGAAGGataattttatttgattttttattcttttcttttacTGCTTTTGCAGATTATTCAGGTCAGTTTACTGAAACAGAAAACGACATCCACACAAGAACTGTCAAAGGTTGTATGCAATAACCTTAAAGTTTACTAATTAAAAAAGATCCATCAGAGGTCAGAGGATATGGAGAGAGAAAATCTAGTGAAAGGATTAAAACTTTAAAGTGACTTTTGGCAGTTTCCTGTTCTACTAGTTTGGTTCAGATTCCAGCTGGATGTATAGTAAATTAACTGGACTTTTGGAGAAATGGACCAGAAAACCTCTGACTTTACATATTGATCTAAATGGATCTGCAGATTTGATGATTGATATGCAATGTGCCCAATAGAACCAAGACATGAGAATTAAGGTAGAAAACTCTGAATTTACATATTGATgttattattattgttattacaaaagaaatagaagacaCAAGCAGCTCAGAAATCAAATTCTTACCTTCTCGAAAATAGGAAACTCTGCTTTGAACCTAGTACAAACTGTCTCCTGAATATCTTCATTGCTGCCAGGCTCTTGACCAGCAAATTGGTTGCATGGAAATGCAAGTATCTCAAGGCCTAAATGGAAAAAACGAAAAGAATCCAAATGAAGGTTTATTTTCTTTTGGCAAAAAGACATGTTTTAGTCTGATACCAGGTAATTTGAGTCTGCAAAGGATCTCAGTTCCGTAAAAATACCTTTTTGTCTGTACTTGTCATACAAGACATTCAGCTCTTTGTAATTCGAATTAGTTAATCCACTACAAAAATAAAGTTAAACCAATGAACCTCCAGTTTCATACATACTCTGTACTTAAACTGTGTAATAATAAATTAAAAGCACAGCTATATGGCATATATATCAGACATTAGTCCGACAAGACTGCAACAAGTACAACAGACCATAAGTTTGCTACACtggaatgatttttttttgcaacatgaCTGGACTGTAACATGGACAGCAACAAGTACGAATAAATATCTGACTAAGTACAGAATATATAATG
This genomic window from Setaria viridis chromosome 8, Setaria_viridis_v4.0, whole genome shotgun sequence contains:
- the LOC117834752 gene encoding probable glutathione peroxidase 2 isoform X1, with amino-acid sequence MIAAATRGGLSGPRILLSLAVLALAIALVSRSLAPTVPDMADDLPASIYDIAVKDIRGNDIKLSDYAGKVLLIVNVASQCGLTNSNYKELNVLYDKYRQKGLEILAFPCNQFAGQEPGSNEDIQETVCTRFKAEFPIFEKINVNGKDAAPLFKYLKSQKGGFLGDGIKWNFTKFLVDKDGKVAGRYAPTSSPLKIENDIQKLLGTTP
- the LOC117834752 gene encoding probable glutathione peroxidase 2 isoform X2, giving the protein MIAAATRGGLSGPRILLSLAVLALAIALVSRSLAPTVPDMADDLPASIYDIAVKDIRGNDIKLSDYAGKVLLIVNVASQCGLTNSNYKELNVLYDKYRQKGLEILAFPCNQFAGQEPGSNEDIQETVCTRFKAEFPIFEKINVNGKDAAPLFKYLKSQKGGFLGDGIKWNFTKFLVDKDGKVAGRYAPTSSPLKIEAE